A DNA window from Pseudomonas tohonis contains the following coding sequences:
- a CDS encoding YopT-type cysteine protease domain-containing protein: MSIARHKVNQSSALACTGNNARGVCLEACRRWVRAVLAGHLTPGETIYDIIGPETIQELLESHRQRNKKSDNSMEGFGLTVTRREGGGPFKKFTGLRTRQDVIDHVLAVPGAYIYVVDGSDGGHALAFSSLDRGHVLFLDPNLGEWELINEDQASIRSWWKDFWAGKASEFKGLVSYKKEYHKGGRELWQYKVVTL; this comes from the coding sequence ATGAGCATCGCACGCCACAAGGTCAACCAGTCCAGCGCCCTCGCCTGCACCGGGAACAATGCCCGTGGCGTTTGCCTCGAAGCCTGCCGCCGCTGGGTCAGGGCCGTTCTGGCGGGTCATCTGACGCCCGGTGAAACCATCTACGACATCATCGGCCCGGAGACCATCCAGGAACTGCTGGAGAGCCACAGGCAACGCAACAAGAAAAGCGACAACAGCATGGAGGGGTTCGGCCTGACGGTGACCAGGCGGGAAGGCGGCGGCCCCTTCAAGAAATTCACCGGGCTGCGCACGCGCCAGGATGTGATCGACCATGTGCTGGCGGTCCCGGGCGCCTACATCTACGTGGTGGATGGCTCCGATGGCGGGCATGCCCTGGCATTCAGCAGCCTCGACAGGGGCCACGTGCTGTTCCTCGATCCCAATCTGGGCGAGTGGGAACTCATCAATGAAGACCAGGCGTCGATCCGCAGCTGGTGGAAGGACTTCTGGGCAGGCAAGGCGTCCGAATTCAAAGGCCTGGTCAGCTACAAGAAGGAGTACCACAAGGGCGGCCGCGAGCTCTGGCAGTACAAGGTCGTGACGCTTTGA
- a CDS encoding DUF1329 domain-containing protein, which produces MKTTTLLLAPLALCITLQAAQAAVTPEQAAELGQRLTPVGAERAGNADGSIPAWDGGLPTDAGATQPGGSLSDPFAAEKPLFTITAQNLEQYRERLSTGQQALFKRYPASYRMPVYPSHRSASLPEPVYQAIARNAVKAQLVAGGNGLQDFETATPFPIPQNGLEVVWNHITRYRGGSARRTHVQATPLANGTFSPVYFKQQFTYRDQLKDFDPQDPGNVLFYYKQLVTAPARLAGDVVLVHETLDQVKEPRMAWIYNAGQRRVRRAPQIAYDGPYPASEGQRVADNLDMFNGAPDRYDWKLVGKRELYIPYNAFRLESPQLQYADVVKPGHINADITRYELHRVWVVEATLKPGERHVYAKRVMYLDEDSWQIVLADHFDARNTLWRVAEGFMTPLYDKRIPWLGVETLYDLINGRYIVSGMRNQEKDALEIGFKALAAEYTPTALRNAGVR; this is translated from the coding sequence ATGAAAACGACAACACTGCTGCTCGCACCCCTCGCCCTGTGCATCACCCTGCAGGCCGCCCAGGCCGCCGTCACCCCCGAGCAGGCCGCGGAACTCGGCCAGCGCCTGACCCCGGTGGGCGCGGAGCGCGCCGGCAACGCCGACGGCAGCATACCGGCCTGGGACGGCGGCCTGCCCACCGACGCCGGCGCCACGCAGCCGGGCGGCTCGCTCAGCGACCCCTTCGCGGCAGAGAAGCCACTGTTCACCATCACCGCGCAGAACCTGGAGCAGTACCGCGAGCGCCTCAGCACCGGCCAGCAGGCGCTCTTCAAGCGCTACCCGGCCAGCTATCGCATGCCGGTCTACCCCAGCCACCGCAGCGCCAGCCTGCCGGAGCCGGTGTACCAGGCCATCGCCCGCAACGCGGTGAAGGCGCAGCTGGTGGCCGGCGGCAACGGCCTGCAGGACTTCGAGACCGCGACGCCCTTCCCCATCCCGCAGAACGGCCTGGAGGTGGTGTGGAACCACATCACCCGCTACCGCGGCGGCAGCGCCCGACGCACCCACGTGCAAGCCACGCCGCTGGCCAACGGCACCTTCTCGCCGGTGTACTTCAAGCAGCAGTTCACCTACCGCGACCAGCTCAAGGACTTCGACCCGCAGGACCCGGGCAACGTGCTCTTCTACTACAAGCAGCTGGTGACCGCCCCCGCGCGCCTGGCCGGTGACGTGGTGCTGGTCCACGAGACCCTGGACCAGGTGAAGGAGCCGCGCATGGCATGGATCTACAACGCCGGCCAGCGTCGCGTGCGTCGCGCCCCGCAGATCGCCTACGACGGCCCCTACCCGGCCTCCGAAGGCCAGCGCGTAGCGGACAACCTCGACATGTTCAACGGCGCGCCGGACCGCTACGACTGGAAGCTGGTGGGCAAGCGCGAGCTGTACATCCCCTACAACGCCTTCCGCCTGGAATCGCCGCAGCTGCAGTACGCCGATGTGGTCAAGCCGGGGCACATCAACGCCGACATCACCCGCTACGAACTGCACCGCGTCTGGGTGGTGGAGGCGACGCTCAAGCCCGGCGAGCGCCATGTCTACGCCAAGCGCGTGATGTACCTGGACGAGGACAGCTGGCAGATCGTCCTGGCCGACCACTTCGACGCGCGCAACACCCTGTGGCGCGTGGCCGAGGGTTTCATGACCCCGCTCTACGACAAGCGCATCCCCTGGCTCGGCGTGGAGACGCTGTACGACCTGATCAACGGCCGCTACATCGTCTCGGGCATGCGCAACCAGGAGAAGGACGCCCTGGAGATCGGCTTCAAGGCCCTGGCCGCCGAATACACCCCGACGGCCCTGCGCAACGCCGGCGTGCGCTGA
- a CDS encoding DUF1302 domain-containing protein, whose amino-acid sequence MTRRQPPWRQARLALAVGLATLASQPASAVTFALGDIEGQFDSSLSVGASWALRNPDNELLGSRSADDGRRNFEKGKTFSKVFKGIHDLELKYGDSGLFVRGKYWYDVELKDEGRPFKAIDDHNRKEGAQSSGAELLDAFLYHNYLIGDLPGTVRLGKQVVSWGESTFIAGGINAINPVDVAAFRRPGSEIKEGLIPVNMFFLSQNLTENLSAEGFYQLEWDQTVIDNCGTFFSQTDVIADGCSGLPVGPVLDQNAAAQAALAPFGINLTNEGIEIPRAGDRDARDSGQFGLALRWFAPQLDSEFAAYFINYHSRQPYIAATASPHIADFGFAPALCGNLGIPLVGCNAFLGSATGQTLVQGYRLGTSRYHVDYPEDIRLYGLSFSTSLPTGTTLAGEISYRPNLPVQINPVDLITAGIGVPALTPVLSSGAETLANGVDVSGYRRKEVTQAQVTATHFFDQVMGAERLTLIGEVGLTHIGALEGKAGLRYGRSTAYGQGALYPDNGLCTAGTNAQSPSNCNDDGFATSDSWGYRVRAIWEYSDLIPGVQLRPNLAWSHDVSGYGPEPGFNEGSKAISLGLDASYLNTYSASLAYTDYFGGDYNVNVDRDFVALSFGVAF is encoded by the coding sequence ATGACCCGTAGACAACCCCCCTGGCGGCAGGCACGCCTTGCCCTCGCCGTCGGTCTCGCCACCCTCGCCAGCCAACCGGCCTCGGCCGTCACCTTCGCCCTCGGCGACATCGAGGGGCAGTTCGATTCCTCCCTCTCGGTGGGTGCCAGCTGGGCGCTGCGCAACCCCGACAACGAGCTGCTCGGCAGTCGCAGCGCAGACGACGGGCGCCGCAACTTCGAGAAGGGCAAGACCTTCTCCAAGGTGTTCAAAGGCATCCATGACCTCGAACTCAAGTACGGCGACAGCGGCCTCTTCGTGCGCGGCAAGTACTGGTACGACGTCGAGCTGAAGGACGAGGGCCGCCCGTTCAAGGCCATCGACGACCACAACCGCAAGGAGGGCGCGCAATCCTCCGGCGCCGAGCTGCTGGACGCCTTCCTCTACCACAACTACCTGATCGGCGACCTGCCCGGCACCGTGCGCCTCGGCAAGCAGGTGGTGAGCTGGGGCGAGAGCACCTTCATCGCCGGCGGCATCAACGCCATCAACCCCGTGGACGTCGCCGCCTTCCGCCGCCCGGGCTCGGAGATCAAGGAAGGCCTGATCCCGGTGAACATGTTCTTCCTGTCGCAGAACCTCACCGAGAACCTTTCCGCCGAGGGCTTCTACCAGCTGGAATGGGACCAGACCGTCATCGACAACTGCGGCACCTTCTTCTCCCAGACCGACGTCATCGCCGACGGCTGCAGCGGCCTGCCGGTGGGCCCGGTGCTCGACCAGAACGCCGCCGCCCAGGCGGCCCTGGCGCCCTTCGGCATCAACCTCACCAACGAAGGCATCGAGATCCCCCGCGCCGGCGACCGCGATGCCCGGGACAGCGGCCAGTTCGGCCTGGCACTGCGCTGGTTCGCACCGCAGCTGGACAGCGAATTCGCCGCCTACTTCATCAACTACCACAGCCGCCAGCCCTACATCGCCGCCACCGCCAGCCCCCACATCGCCGACTTCGGCTTCGCCCCGGCGCTGTGCGGCAACCTCGGCATCCCCCTGGTCGGCTGCAATGCCTTCCTCGGCAGCGCCACCGGCCAGACCCTGGTCCAGGGCTACCGCCTGGGCACCTCGCGCTACCACGTCGACTACCCGGAAGACATCCGCCTCTACGGCCTGAGCTTCAGCACCAGCCTGCCCACCGGCACCACCCTGGCGGGCGAGATCAGCTACCGGCCCAACCTGCCGGTGCAGATCAACCCCGTGGACCTGATCACCGCCGGCATCGGCGTGCCGGCCCTCACCCCGGTGCTCTCCTCCGGCGCCGAGACGCTGGCCAACGGCGTCGACGTCAGCGGCTACCGGCGCAAGGAAGTGACCCAGGCGCAGGTCACCGCCACGCACTTCTTCGACCAGGTGATGGGCGCCGAGCGCCTGACCCTGATCGGCGAGGTGGGCCTCACCCATATCGGCGCTCTCGAAGGCAAGGCCGGCCTGCGCTACGGCCGCAGCACCGCCTACGGCCAGGGCGCGCTGTACCCGGACAACGGCCTGTGCACGGCCGGCACCAACGCGCAGAGCCCGTCCAACTGCAACGACGACGGCTTCGCCACGAGCGACTCCTGGGGCTACCGCGTCAGGGCGATCTGGGAATACAGCGACCTGATCCCCGGCGTGCAGCTGCGGCCCAACCTGGCCTGGTCCCATGACGTCAGCGGCTACGGCCCGGAGCCCGGCTTCAACGAGGGCTCGAAGGCCATCAGCCTCGGCCTGGACGCCAGCTACCTCAACACCTACAGCGCCAGCCTGGCGTACACCGACTATTTCGGCGGCGATTACAACGTCAACGTCGACCGCGACTTCGTGGCCCTGAGCTTCGGCGTTGCGTTCTGA
- a CDS encoding acyl-CoA synthetase: MAVKNLADIQAIERTPLAQQGLAASTYEALGRCSREFPDDPALSFFLDAADFRRTHDWNYAELFADITRAANVFHDLGIGPDDVVAFILPNLPETHFTIWGGEAAGIVMAVNPLLEAAQMGELLRAANARLVVTLAPTPGTDLWPKLASQLDALPGVRQVLWVSMAPYVGGLKGLALRWMARRAKSAQRRVPIADLRALMRRQPHTHLKSGRQIHAEQRSSYFCTGGTTGLPKIAARTHGSEVFNAWAMASNMQPRLRGQVIFCGLPLFHVNGQLVTGLMPWTHGDHVILGTPQGYRGNGVIAGFWAMVEHFGINFFSGVPTVYSALLQQPVDGRDISSLDYALCGAAPMPVELFRDFEQRIGVRILEGYGLTEGACVSSSNPPEGERRVGSIGLRLAYQDMRAVILDEAGLYQRDAGTDEVGAIAIRGPNVFAGYLDAAHDKGLWIDIDGQRWLNTGDLGRQDAEGYFWLTGRKKELIIRGGHNIDPKQIEEALQAHPAVALVAAVGCPDAHAGEVPVAYVQLLPGSQADAAQLLAFAADAIAERAAVPKRIEVLDALPVTPVGKIFKPALQQREIARVVRQEAKGLGLAELSVEVVQDARRGLVARIAAGLQRETLAPVLGRYSFQVDWLD; encoded by the coding sequence ATGGCCGTGAAGAACCTGGCCGACATCCAGGCCATCGAACGCACGCCGCTGGCCCAGCAGGGGCTGGCCGCCAGCACCTATGAAGCCCTGGGGCGCTGCTCGCGGGAGTTTCCCGACGACCCGGCGCTGAGCTTCTTCCTCGACGCCGCGGACTTCCGCCGCACCCACGACTGGAACTACGCCGAGCTGTTCGCCGACATCACCCGCGCGGCCAACGTCTTCCACGACCTGGGCATCGGCCCGGACGATGTGGTCGCCTTCATCCTGCCCAACCTGCCGGAAACCCACTTCACCATCTGGGGTGGCGAGGCGGCGGGCATCGTCATGGCCGTCAATCCCTTGCTGGAAGCGGCGCAGATGGGCGAGCTGCTGCGGGCGGCCAACGCCCGCCTGGTGGTGACCCTGGCGCCCACGCCCGGCACCGACCTGTGGCCCAAGCTGGCCAGCCAGCTGGATGCCCTGCCCGGCGTGCGCCAGGTGCTCTGGGTGAGCATGGCGCCCTACGTCGGCGGCCTGAAGGGCCTGGCCCTGCGCTGGATGGCACGGCGGGCGAAGTCCGCCCAGCGGCGCGTGCCCATCGCCGACCTGCGCGCCCTGATGCGCCGCCAGCCCCACACCCACCTCAAGAGCGGCCGGCAGATCCATGCCGAGCAGCGCTCCTCCTACTTCTGCACCGGCGGCACCACCGGCCTGCCGAAGATCGCCGCGCGCACCCACGGCTCCGAGGTGTTCAACGCCTGGGCCATGGCCAGCAACATGCAGCCCCGCCTGCGCGGCCAGGTGATCTTCTGCGGCCTGCCGCTGTTCCATGTGAACGGCCAGCTGGTGACCGGGCTGATGCCCTGGACCCACGGCGACCACGTGATCCTCGGCACGCCCCAGGGCTATCGCGGCAACGGCGTGATCGCCGGTTTCTGGGCGATGGTCGAGCACTTCGGCATCAACTTCTTCTCCGGCGTGCCCACGGTCTATTCCGCCCTGCTGCAGCAACCGGTGGACGGCCGCGACATCTCCAGCCTCGACTACGCCCTGTGCGGTGCGGCGCCCATGCCGGTGGAGCTGTTCCGCGACTTCGAACAACGCATCGGCGTGCGCATCCTCGAAGGCTACGGCCTCACCGAAGGCGCCTGCGTGTCCTCCTCCAACCCGCCCGAGGGCGAGCGCCGGGTCGGCTCCATCGGCCTGCGCCTGGCCTACCAGGACATGCGGGCGGTGATCCTCGACGAGGCCGGCCTCTACCAGCGCGACGCCGGCACGGACGAGGTGGGCGCCATCGCCATCCGAGGCCCCAACGTCTTCGCCGGCTACCTCGACGCCGCCCACGACAAGGGCCTGTGGATCGACATCGACGGCCAGCGCTGGCTCAACACCGGCGACCTCGGCCGGCAGGACGCCGAAGGCTACTTCTGGCTCACCGGGCGCAAGAAGGAACTGATCATCCGGGGCGGCCACAACATCGACCCGAAGCAGATCGAGGAAGCCCTGCAGGCGCACCCGGCCGTGGCCCTGGTGGCCGCCGTCGGCTGCCCCGACGCCCATGCCGGCGAGGTGCCGGTGGCCTACGTGCAGCTGCTGCCCGGCAGCCAGGCCGATGCCGCGCAGCTGCTGGCCTTCGCCGCAGACGCCATCGCCGAGCGCGCCGCCGTGCCCAAGCGCATCGAGGTGCTCGACGCCCTGCCGGTGACGCCCGTGGGCAAGATCTTCAAGCCCGCCCTGCAGCAACGCGAGATCGCCCGCGTGGTGCGCCAGGAGGCCAAGGGACTGGGGCTCGCCGAGCTCTCCGTCGAGGTGGTGCAGGACGCCCGCCGTGGGCTGGTGGCGCGCATCGCCGCCGGCCTGCAGCGTGAAACCCTGGCCCCGGTGCTCGGCCGCTACAGCTTCCAGGTCGACTGGCTGGACTGA
- a CDS encoding fumarylacetoacetate hydrolase family protein: MAVHVVRFEHQNSIQWGVIRKGRISLIPGHYASTGELIRQTRLDELARLQDGELRLDEVKLLSPVTRDQQFVCQGANYRQHMIESGMDPDAKHYNMIFTKATSCIVAADSELIKPRNVRFLDYEIELGLVLRRDISARTQVTDANLHEFVAGVVIVNDYSARDIQIPQMQFYKGKSYRTFGPVGPYLCLLEAADMKYLKDLRLRLTVNGQVRQDDSTANLVYGPAETLSELSGVQDFAAGDLIATGTPAGCALSIPSPAKQRIGALLPEALKWKAFMKAQEGRSQYLKAGDVVEASIRSSDGMIDLGTQRNLVVEQA, encoded by the coding sequence ATGGCCGTGCACGTAGTCCGCTTCGAACACCAGAACAGCATCCAGTGGGGTGTGATCCGCAAGGGCCGCATCTCCCTCATCCCGGGCCACTACGCCAGCACCGGCGAGCTGATCCGCCAAACCCGCCTCGACGAGCTCGCCCGCCTGCAGGACGGCGAGCTGCGCCTCGACGAGGTGAAGCTGCTCTCGCCGGTGACCCGCGACCAGCAGTTCGTCTGCCAGGGCGCCAACTACCGGCAGCACATGATCGAGTCGGGGATGGACCCGGACGCCAAGCACTACAACATGATCTTCACCAAGGCCACGAGCTGCATCGTCGCCGCCGACAGCGAGCTGATCAAACCGCGCAACGTGCGCTTCCTCGACTACGAGATCGAGCTGGGCCTGGTGCTGCGCCGCGACATCAGCGCGCGCACCCAGGTCACCGACGCCAACCTGCACGAGTTCGTCGCCGGGGTGGTCATCGTCAACGACTACTCGGCGCGGGACATCCAGATCCCGCAGATGCAGTTCTACAAGGGCAAGAGCTACCGCACCTTCGGCCCGGTCGGCCCCTACCTCTGCCTGCTGGAAGCGGCGGACATGAAGTACCTCAAGGACCTCAGGCTGCGCCTGACGGTGAACGGCCAGGTGCGCCAGGACGACAGCACCGCCAACCTGGTGTACGGCCCGGCCGAGACCCTCAGCGAGCTATCCGGCGTGCAGGACTTCGCCGCCGGCGACCTGATCGCCACCGGCACCCCGGCGGGCTGCGCCCTGTCCATCCCCTCGCCCGCCAAGCAGCGCATCGGCGCCCTGCTGCCCGAGGCGCTGAAGTGGAAGGCCTTCATGAAGGCCCAGGAAGGCCGCAGCCAGTACCTCAAGGCCGGTGACGTGGTGGAAGCCAGCATCCGCAGCAGCGACGGCATGATCGACCTCGGCACCCAGCGCAACCTCGTGGTGGAGCAAGCCTGA
- a CDS encoding VOC family protein encodes MTRPTTLPLLATPQPARHPAPTVKARSLAHLIFERPDLEQAERFLTDFGLVVCQRGEDVLYLRGTGPAPYCYRIHRAERARFVGFGLTLASRADLQKLARLPGASAIEPTGMPGGGERVRLSDPSGFTVEAVFGQAPSTPLQHRAPLPLNLADDSLRINATQRPPAAPPEVLKLGHVVLEVADYQATCAWYTQHLGMIPSDVQVLPDGSPAVAFMRLDLGDTPADHHTLALAQGFMPAYSHSAYEVVDADAVGMGQRVLRERGWKHAWGIGRHILGSQIFDYWQDPWGDKHEHYCDGDLFTAEHPTGLHAVSPEAMAQWGQRMPRSFTKPKMNLAAIRALLHNLRHSPDLTLRKLITLARLFA; translated from the coding sequence ATGACCCGTCCGACCACCCTGCCCCTCCTCGCCACGCCTCAGCCGGCGCGGCATCCGGCGCCGACGGTGAAGGCGCGCAGCCTCGCCCACCTGATCTTCGAGCGCCCGGACCTGGAACAGGCCGAACGCTTCCTCACCGACTTCGGGCTGGTGGTGTGCCAGCGCGGCGAGGACGTCCTCTACCTGCGCGGCACCGGCCCGGCGCCCTACTGCTACCGCATCCACCGCGCCGAGCGCGCGCGCTTCGTCGGCTTCGGCCTGACCCTGGCCTCCCGCGCCGACCTGCAGAAGCTCGCCCGCCTGCCCGGTGCCTCCGCCATCGAGCCCACCGGCATGCCCGGCGGCGGCGAGCGGGTGCGCCTGAGCGACCCCTCCGGCTTCACCGTCGAGGCCGTGTTCGGCCAGGCCCCGAGCACACCCCTGCAGCACCGTGCGCCGTTGCCGCTCAACCTGGCCGACGACAGCCTGCGCATCAACGCCACCCAGCGCCCGCCGGCCGCGCCGCCGGAGGTTCTCAAGCTCGGCCACGTGGTGCTGGAGGTGGCCGACTACCAGGCCACCTGCGCCTGGTACACCCAGCACCTGGGGATGATCCCCAGCGACGTGCAGGTGCTCCCCGACGGCTCGCCCGCCGTGGCCTTCATGCGCCTGGACCTGGGCGACACCCCGGCCGACCACCACACCCTGGCGCTGGCCCAGGGGTTCATGCCCGCCTACAGCCACAGCGCCTATGAAGTGGTGGACGCCGACGCCGTCGGCATGGGCCAGCGGGTGCTGCGCGAACGCGGCTGGAAGCATGCCTGGGGCATCGGCCGGCACATCCTCGGCAGCCAGATCTTCGATTACTGGCAGGACCCCTGGGGCGACAAGCACGAGCACTACTGCGACGGCGACCTGTTCACCGCCGAGCACCCCACCGGGCTGCACGCGGTGAGCCCCGAAGCCATGGCGCAATGGGGCCAGCGCATGCCCAGGAGCTTCACCAAGCCGAAGATGAACCTGGCCGCCATCCGCGCCCTGCTGCACAACCTCAGGCACAGCCCGGACCTGACCTTGCGCAAGCTGATCACCCTGGCGCGCCTGTTCGCCTGA
- a CDS encoding TetR/AcrR family transcriptional regulator, with protein sequence MEALNPVQRRIHQAALRLFAEKGVSQVNVSDLAQEAGVARGTIYNNMESVESLFEKVSSHLSGEMHQRVTRSFGDITDPAQRLAHGIRFFIRRTHEEPHWGAFINRFALNNSSLREMWYGPPTMDVLNGLSVGRYSFRQEQLATVISMIAGSVLGSMFLVLEGHKTWRDAGSDTAELVLRALGIDAEEARTLATAELPALAILD encoded by the coding sequence GTGGAAGCTCTCAATCCGGTGCAACGCCGCATCCACCAGGCGGCCCTGCGCCTCTTCGCCGAGAAGGGCGTCAGCCAGGTGAACGTCAGCGACCTGGCCCAGGAGGCCGGCGTGGCGCGCGGCACCATCTACAACAACATGGAGTCGGTGGAGAGCCTGTTCGAGAAGGTTTCCAGCCACCTCAGCGGGGAAATGCACCAGCGCGTGACCCGCAGCTTCGGCGACATCACCGACCCGGCGCAGCGCCTGGCCCACGGCATCCGCTTCTTCATCCGCCGCACCCACGAGGAGCCGCACTGGGGCGCCTTCATCAACCGCTTCGCGCTGAACAATTCGTCGCTGCGCGAGATGTGGTACGGCCCGCCGACCATGGATGTGCTGAACGGCCTGTCCGTCGGCCGCTACAGCTTCCGCCAGGAGCAACTGGCTACCGTGATCTCGATGATCGCCGGCAGCGTGCTCGGCTCCATGTTCCTGGTGCTCGAAGGCCACAAGACCTGGCGCGACGCGGGCTCGGACACCGCCGAACTGGTGCTGCGCGCCCTGGGCATAGACGCGGAGGAGGCCCGCACCCTGGCCACCGCCGAGCTACCCGCCCTGGCGATACTGGACTGA
- a CDS encoding bifunctional 3-(3-hydroxy-phenyl)propionate/3-hydroxycinnamic acid hydroxylase — MIIVGLGPTGAVLANLLGQQGWSVVGVERDEDLYYAPRAVHFDDEIMRVFQYAGLATDIGRTSEAFTDMEIHLKPRGTPVSRSKIGSQDRRYGHPGAWWFHQPTLEKHFHDGLKRYASVTALYGHNVTAISQDADSVVATTQGRDGRTERIRGRYLIGCDGGRSFVRKEAKITLESADFDEAWVVVDTKTRSGEKDASLPANHSQTCNPRQPVTYVPMAGPYYEWQFMVMGGRSEREATDPMYVRQQLRDFVDLDRIEITRIAYYKFHGLWAKQWRNGRIILAGDSAHQMPPFLGQGMCSGVRDAHSLCWRLDLVLGGKADARLFDDYVSERSAHVQEIINGAMLLGNVIQTRSRLVAFLRDNLLFRLAGRIPAANRALNELANRKKPLAGGFIGCNHRLAGHLAIQPRITLANGREALLDDALGLGFAVLARQGALSASSEALQHLAGLVPLRVLEFSAEGGDGLGDHTGALQRWFDQQRLDFVLIRPDRYVFDGGRSGDLDRVARHFGTLFPTVKPQQARLGVAA; from the coding sequence GTGATCATCGTCGGCCTCGGCCCCACCGGGGCCGTTCTCGCCAATCTGCTGGGCCAGCAGGGCTGGTCCGTGGTTGGCGTCGAGCGGGACGAGGACCTGTACTACGCGCCCCGCGCCGTGCACTTCGACGACGAGATCATGCGGGTCTTCCAGTACGCCGGCCTGGCCACCGATATCGGTCGCACCAGCGAGGCCTTCACCGACATGGAGATCCATCTCAAGCCCCGGGGTACGCCGGTGAGCCGCTCGAAGATCGGCTCCCAGGACCGCCGCTACGGCCACCCCGGTGCCTGGTGGTTCCACCAGCCGACCCTGGAGAAGCATTTCCATGACGGCCTCAAGCGCTACGCCAGCGTCACCGCGCTCTACGGCCACAACGTCACCGCCATCAGCCAGGACGCCGACTCGGTGGTGGCGACGACGCAGGGGCGCGATGGGCGCACCGAGCGCATCCGTGGCCGCTACCTGATCGGTTGCGATGGCGGCCGCAGCTTCGTGCGCAAGGAGGCGAAGATCACCCTGGAGTCGGCCGACTTCGACGAGGCCTGGGTGGTGGTGGATACCAAGACCCGCTCCGGGGAGAAGGACGCCAGCCTGCCGGCCAACCATTCGCAGACCTGCAACCCGCGCCAGCCGGTGACCTACGTGCCGATGGCCGGGCCCTACTACGAGTGGCAGTTCATGGTGATGGGCGGGCGCAGCGAGCGCGAAGCCACCGACCCGATGTACGTGCGCCAGCAGCTGCGCGACTTCGTCGACCTCGACCGCATCGAGATCACCCGCATCGCCTACTACAAGTTCCATGGCCTGTGGGCGAAGCAGTGGCGCAACGGGCGGATCATCCTGGCCGGCGACTCCGCCCACCAGATGCCGCCCTTCCTCGGCCAGGGCATGTGCTCCGGCGTGCGCGACGCCCACAGCCTGTGCTGGCGCCTGGACCTGGTGCTGGGCGGCAAGGCCGATGCGCGGCTGTTCGACGACTACGTCAGTGAGCGCAGCGCCCATGTGCAGGAAATCATCAATGGCGCGATGCTCCTGGGCAACGTGATCCAGACCCGCAGCCGCCTGGTGGCCTTCCTGCGCGACAACCTGCTGTTCCGCCTCGCGGGGCGCATCCCGGCGGCCAATCGCGCGCTGAACGAGTTGGCCAACCGCAAGAAACCGCTGGCGGGTGGCTTCATCGGCTGCAACCACCGCCTGGCCGGGCACCTGGCGATCCAGCCACGGATCACGCTCGCCAATGGCCGCGAGGCGCTGCTCGACGACGCCCTCGGCCTGGGCTTCGCGGTGCTCGCCCGGCAGGGCGCGCTGTCGGCCAGCTCCGAGGCCCTGCAGCACCTGGCCGGCCTGGTGCCGCTGCGCGTCCTGGAGTTTTCGGCAGAAGGCGGCGATGGCCTGGGTGACCACACCGGTGCCTTGCAGCGCTGGTTCGACCAGCAGCGCCTGGACTTCGTGCTGATCCGCCCGGACCGCTACGTCTTCGACGGCGGCAGGAGCGGCGACCTGGACCGGGTTGCTCGCCACTTCGGCACCCTGTTCCCCACCGTCAAACCCCAGCAGGCCCGCCTCGGAGTCGCAGCATGA